From the genome of Hymenobacter sp. PAMC 26628, one region includes:
- the metG gene encoding methionine--tRNA ligase: MAVLPQRYTVTAALPYANGPVHIGHLAGVYLPADIYVRYLRAAGRDVKFICGSDEHGVPITIRAQKEGVTPQQVVDKYHTLIRDSFRDFNVSFDVYSRTSSATHAAVSSEFFLKLYHDGKFIEQTTQQYFDEQAQQFLADRYIVGTCPNCGNENAYGDQCERCGTSLSPTELINPRSMLSGAHPVLRDTKHWFLPLDEYEPWLREWIIEGHKNDWKTNVYGQCKSWIDQGLHPRAVTRDLDWGVPVPLPGAEGKVLYVWFDAPIGYISATKEAFPDEWELYWKDAGSKLVHFIGKDNIVFHCIIFPAMLKAHGGYILPDNVPANEFLNLEGDKISTSRNWAVWLHEYLQDFPGQADVLRYVLCANAPETKDNDFTWKDFQARNNNELVATLGNFVNRAVVLTHKFFEGQVPAAGELLEIDQDALRQLAAFPAKIGELIENYRFRDALAEVMNLARLGNKYLADTQPWHLIKTDAVRTGTVLHVALQIAAALVPVLGPFLPESAEKLGAMLGIEAGSWAAAGRPDALVAGHQLREAALLFAKIEDATVEAQVQKLLGTKQANLLANAPVAEAKTAVSFDDFQKMDLRVGTVVAAEKVAKTKKLLKLTIDLGLEQRTIVSGIAEYFTPEELIGQQVQVLLNLLPRELKGIQSQGMLLMAENADGSLALMQPGKAVRNGSAVN, from the coding sequence ATGGCTGTTCTTCCTCAGCGCTACACCGTTACGGCGGCCTTGCCCTACGCCAACGGCCCCGTGCACATCGGCCATTTGGCCGGCGTATACCTTCCCGCCGACATTTACGTGCGCTATTTACGGGCGGCGGGACGCGACGTGAAATTTATTTGTGGTTCCGACGAACACGGGGTTCCCATCACCATTCGTGCCCAGAAAGAAGGCGTTACGCCCCAGCAGGTAGTCGATAAATACCACACGCTTATTCGCGATTCGTTTCGCGATTTCAACGTGTCATTCGACGTTTATTCGCGCACTTCTTCGGCCACGCACGCTGCCGTCAGTAGCGAGTTTTTCCTCAAGCTCTACCACGACGGCAAGTTTATCGAGCAAACCACGCAGCAGTATTTCGATGAGCAGGCCCAGCAATTTCTAGCTGACCGCTACATCGTGGGCACGTGCCCCAATTGCGGCAACGAAAACGCCTACGGTGACCAGTGCGAGCGCTGCGGCACGTCGCTCAGCCCCACCGAATTAATTAATCCGCGCAGCATGCTCAGCGGGGCCCACCCGGTGCTGCGCGACACAAAGCACTGGTTTTTACCGCTCGACGAGTACGAGCCGTGGCTGCGCGAATGGATTATTGAAGGCCACAAAAACGATTGGAAAACCAACGTGTACGGCCAGTGCAAGTCGTGGATTGACCAAGGCCTGCACCCACGCGCTGTGACGCGCGACCTCGACTGGGGCGTGCCCGTGCCGCTGCCCGGGGCCGAGGGCAAGGTGCTGTACGTGTGGTTCGATGCGCCCATTGGCTACATTTCGGCCACCAAAGAGGCCTTTCCCGACGAGTGGGAACTGTATTGGAAAGACGCGGGCAGCAAGCTGGTGCATTTCATTGGCAAGGACAACATTGTGTTCCACTGCATTATTTTCCCGGCCATGCTGAAGGCGCACGGCGGCTATATTTTGCCCGATAATGTGCCCGCTAACGAATTTTTGAACCTGGAAGGTGATAAAATCAGCACGTCGCGCAACTGGGCGGTGTGGCTGCACGAGTACTTGCAGGATTTCCCCGGCCAGGCCGATGTGCTGCGCTACGTACTGTGCGCCAACGCGCCCGAAACCAAGGACAACGACTTCACCTGGAAGGACTTCCAGGCCCGCAACAACAACGAGCTGGTAGCCACGCTGGGTAATTTTGTGAACCGCGCGGTGGTGCTCACGCACAAATTCTTTGAAGGGCAAGTGCCCGCCGCGGGCGAATTGCTGGAGATTGACCAGGATGCGCTGCGGCAACTGGCCGCGTTCCCGGCCAAGATTGGCGAATTAATTGAGAATTACCGCTTCCGCGATGCACTGGCCGAGGTTATGAATTTGGCGCGTTTGGGTAATAAATACCTGGCCGATACCCAGCCCTGGCACCTAATTAAAACCGACGCGGTGCGCACCGGCACCGTGCTGCACGTGGCCTTGCAAATTGCGGCCGCCCTGGTGCCCGTGCTGGGGCCCTTCCTGCCCGAGTCGGCGGAAAAATTGGGTGCCATGCTCGGCATTGAGGCCGGTTCCTGGGCTGCCGCGGGCCGCCCCGATGCGCTAGTGGCGGGCCACCAATTGCGCGAGGCTGCCTTGCTATTCGCCAAAATAGAAGACGCCACAGTGGAGGCGCAGGTGCAAAAGCTGCTCGGTACCAAGCAAGCCAACTTGCTGGCCAATGCGCCGGTAGCCGAAGCCAAGACCGCCGTGAGTTTTGACGATTTTCAGAAAATGGATCTGCGCGTGGGCACCGTGGTGGCAGCCGAGAAAGTGGCTAAAACCAAGAAACTCCTCAAGCTCACCATCGATTTGGGCCTGGAGCAGCGCACCATTGTGAGCGGCATTGCCGAGTATTTCACGCCCGAAGAATTGATTGGCCAGCAGGTGCAGGTATTGCTCAATTTGCTGCCCCGTGAGCTCAAAGGCATTCAAAGCCAAGGCATGTTGCTGATGGCTGAAAACGCCGACGGCAGCCTGGCCCTGATGCAGCCCGGCAAAGCGGTGCGCAACGGCAGTGCGGTTAATTAA
- a CDS encoding DUF3050 domain-containing protein translates to MSPTSNTTEALQAGLLPTRQRLLAHGLYHQIQSLDDLRLFMSHHVFAVWDFMSLLKALQRDLTCVTLPWYPTANPATRRLINEIVLEEESDVDPQGRPTSHFELYLQAMRECGADTAPAERLLAALATGQSVAAALEAAGAPASVRQFVNTTFDIIGAGQPHAVAAAFTYGREDLIPDMFRQLVGRLQTQFPSQLDTFIYYLDRHIQLDEEVHTPLAQQMVRELCADDSLRWQAAQNVAQRSLEARLALWDGVLGALALVAA, encoded by the coding sequence ATGTCGCCTACTTCCAACACCACCGAGGCCCTGCAAGCCGGCCTGCTGCCCACCCGCCAGCGCCTGCTGGCCCACGGACTCTACCACCAAATCCAGTCTCTTGATGACCTGCGGCTGTTCATGTCGCACCACGTGTTTGCGGTGTGGGATTTCATGTCGCTGCTGAAAGCCTTGCAGCGCGACCTGACCTGCGTGACGCTGCCCTGGTACCCCACGGCCAACCCCGCCACCCGCCGCCTCATCAACGAAATTGTGCTGGAGGAGGAGTCGGACGTGGACCCACAGGGCCGCCCCACCAGCCACTTCGAGCTGTACCTGCAGGCCATGCGCGAGTGTGGCGCCGACACCGCGCCCGCCGAGCGATTGCTGGCCGCGCTGGCCACCGGCCAGTCGGTGGCCGCCGCCCTGGAGGCCGCTGGGGCCCCCGCGTCGGTGCGCCAGTTCGTCAACACCACGTTCGACATCATCGGGGCCGGGCAGCCGCACGCGGTGGCCGCGGCCTTCACCTATGGCCGCGAGGACTTGATTCCCGACATGTTCCGGCAATTGGTGGGGCGCTTGCAAACGCAATTCCCCAGCCAGCTCGACACGTTTATTTATTACCTCGACCGCCACATCCAGCTCGACGAAGAGGTGCACACGCCCCTGGCCCAGCAGATGGTGCGCGAGCTGTGCGCCGATGATTCGCTGCGCTGGCAAGCTGCCCAAAATGTGGCCCAGCGCAGCCTGGAGGCCCGTCTGGCCCTGTGGGACGGCGTGCTGGGGGCCCTGGCACTGGTGGCCGCGTAG